The nucleotide window AAGTACACAATGCTAATTTTAATGAGAAGAGTATGATCCAAGATCCAAGTGTGGGGAGCCCCCACGGATGTGAAGAGAACACCTACCCACCTCCGGTCTTACCGGATGATCAAGCACTGAATCATGAACAAAGTGTAGAGTTGAAACCACTTCCACCCCATCTCAAGTATGCCTATCTTGATGAAGATCACAAGCTTTCGGTAATTTTTGCAAGGGAGCTCACCTCCCAACAAGAGAAGAAGTTGCTTCATATCTTGAGGAGAAACAAAAAGGCTATAGGGTGGAGTTTGGTGGACCTAGTGGGCATAAGCCTTTAAGTGTGTGAACACCGAATCTTCCTAGAAGAAGGCGCTAAACCTATTTGGCAATCCCAAAGGCGTTTGAACCCCACTATTCTAGAGGTCGTAAAGAAAGAAGTGACCCAGTTATTAGAAGCTGACATCATATATCAAATTTCGGATAGTGAGTGGGTAAGCCCCGTACAAGTCATTTCAAAGAAATCTGGTGTTACTACAATCAAGAATGAGAGTGGGGAGCTCGTAGCTACAAGGGTGCAAAACTCATGGAGCGTGTGTATTGACTACCGGCGTTTGAACATGGCCACTAGGAAGGATCACTTTCCATTGCCGTTCatcgatcaaatgcttgatcgatTATCTGGTAAATCTCATTACTCTTTCTTAGATGGCTATTCTGGGTATTTTCAAATCCACATTGCTCCGAAAGATCAGGAAAAAACTACCTTCACATGCCCATTTGGAACTTATGCCTATaagagaatgccttttggcttgTGCAACACACTGGCTACGTTCCAAAGGTGTATGATGAGTATATTTGCGGATCTTCTTGAGCATTGTATGGAGGTgttcatggatgattttagtgTGTATGGGGGGACTCCTTTGACCTTTGTTTGGAAAACCTTTCAAAAGTGTTAGAGCGATGTACTAAATCAaaccttgttcttaattttgaGAAATGTCATTTTATAGTTAGACAAGGTATTGTTTTAAGACACATTGTCTGTAACAATGGTATTTCTGTGAATCCAGCAAAGgtcaatattatttttagtttgccttacccctcttctgtgaAAGAAGTCCGTGCGTTCCTTGGTCATGCAAGTTTTTACCAGCGATTTATTAAGGACATTAGTAAGGTGGCACTACCTCTCTCTCGGTTGCTGCAAaaggatgttgaatttgatCTAAGTGAAGAGTGCATGGAGGTATTTGACAAGCTCAAAATTGCCTTGACCCAAGCTCCCATTGTAAGAGGGCCGGACTGGAGTAGGCCATTCGAGATTATGTGTGACGCATCCAACTATGCAGTGGGAGCGGCGCTagctcagcgtgaaggtaaaAATTCTTACGTCATTACCTATGCCTCTAAAACTTTGGATGGAGCCCAATCCAATTATAATACCACTGAGTTAAAGGTGGTAGTATATTCAGATCATGTGGCATTGAAATATTTGTTGGCCAAGAAAAAGTCTAAACTAAGGTTGATAAGATGGGTGTTGTTATCGCAAGAATTTGATCTAAaaatcaaagataggagtgaTTCGCAAAATCTAGTGGCGGACCACTTAAGTCGCCTTGAGCATACAAAGGGAGATCCCACTCCTATTAATGATATATTTTCCCTTGCGGGCTTGCTAGCAATATCCGAAGTgatcccttggtatgcacctattGCCAATTACTTGGTTGCTCGTACCTTTCCTCCCAATTTTTCTAAACATCAAAGGGATAAGCTTAAAAGCgaatccaaatattatatatgggatgatctATACTTGTGGAGATGTGGTGCGGACCAAGTAATTAGGAGGTGCATCCCACAAGCCGAATTCCAGTCTATCTTGGAGGCTTGCCACTCCTCTGACGGAGGTGGCCATTTTGGACCTCAGAGAACTGCAAAAAAGGTCTTAGACTGTGAATTTTGGTGGCCTACACTTTTTAAAGATACATCTCTCTTTTGTAATTCTTGCTCACAATGCCTTAGGTTTGGAAATATTTCCAAGAAGAACACCCGAAGGCAAAGAGATATGAGCTAatgaccgtccaacttaaggatgttaaagaaaagtgctaggtgggaaacACCTACCACGGTAAGATCTTTCTTTTTTGTATCTATTGCATGTAGTTCTTAGACTCTTTGCTTGATTTGGTGATTGCTTAGTTTTAGGGTTTGCATAGATAGGCTTGGTTTTGCTTTACTTGCTTGAGATATTCATGAAGGTTGTCATTGATCTTGGTTAAGTTGGATTCTTAATGTTGAAGAAAGCACTTCATTTTGAGTATTGCATAGATTTTTGAGTGTTTTTGACCTTTTTAGCTTGAATACCTACCAAGATTGTGTTGAAAATGCATTTctttatgtttaaaaaaaagggACTATCCACACGCAAGCATGAAGGATGCATACGCGTCCCTTGCATTTCTCGAGCTCTTGGTTCAcaaacccgagagttgtgcgagaTTTGTGCCAATACTATGCCCCACGCATGACCCCTGTCATGCGTGCGCGCgcttgatgcgtacgcgtccctcGCTGTTTCgtgcatccacgcgtaagcgtagATGACGCGTGTGCGTCCCTGTTTTTGTCCGCGCAACCCACGCGTAAGGGtgggcgacgcgtacgtgtcgatTGCACATTTACAGCTCTTGGTACTAAAAACTCGATAGTTTTGTGAACATCGTGCGAAAACTGTGCTGGGAACATAACTCCcacccacgcgtaagcgtgggCAACGCTTATGCGTCGCTTTCCAACCTgcccatccacgcgtgcgcacatgtgacacgtacgcgtcgatcGCCTGCAGCCAACTCTTGGTACATGAATCCGAGAGTTGTGCGAGATTCATGCTACCCTTGTGCGCATCGCACAATCACATCCACGCGTGCATGTcgactgatgcgtacgcgtcctcTCCCATTCtctcatccacgcgtacgcgtgcatagCGCGCATGCATCGCGTCCACGATGCAGCTAACACCAGCGCGCCCtgttttcatttctttcttcaatcttcttcttctattccattttcttttcttctttccccTTCCTACCACCTTATCTCGGCCCACTACCACCGGTGGCATCTTCTTTCCATTTTATTGCATTATATCATAATCATTGTCATATGAAAAAAATCAGCCCCTTTTATGCATTGACCAGttttcttaatattaaaattggaAAGATAAATGGgattaataattttgatttacaatttttttttattttcaaatttcaaaaattgtaaaTGATTATATACATTGTAAATTGGATAATATTGCTAACCTCTCTGGATCTTTAGTTTTTTCTATTCCAATTGGAAACTGATAATGAGTTTACTTattatcaaggcatcaaatacTAGCAAAGATGATTTGAAGGCATTAATTTTaggcttttttatttaaataaaattaataaaattgtgaaagagtaaaaaaaatatgaagaatttttattgtatgttgttgttgtatatGAGAGAATAATGAtacttatttatattaattactaaactgattttgaattttaaaataaactacAGCAACTAGAATTTCTAGATGATTCTGTTAGAGAAAAAAGCATAcctaacttaaaaaaaaggtaagtataacaaattttgtttctagaagagaaagataaaataattaaaaaataaaataaaaatttaatatgctCCCCGCAAGTTGGTGTATGAAAGATGTCAATAATCCACAACTTGGATAAGTTCCGATGAAAAGGTTGAGGAAGACACGTGCGGCACAGTGATGTAGAAATATAGAAGGAGATATTGTGCTTGAGAGAGAAAGAGCAAGCAGCAATATTAAAAGAGCGCGATAAGAGTGATATTCAGAAAGTGTATAGAGCGCGATAAGAAAGGTCATGCGGCATGGTAATGCAGaaacatagaaggagacattaTGCTTGAGGGAGAAAGAGCAAGCAGCGGTCTTCAAAGAGCGTGTAGAGCACTAAAAGATTGATTTTCAAATGACACGTAGAGCGCGGTAAGAGAGAGGACGCGTATAGCGCGATAAGCGAGAGGGGCGTGATAAGAAAGGAAGGAGATGTTGTTGAGCGCGATAAGATTGATCTTCGGAGGGCGCATAGAGCGTGGTAAAAGTGCAGATGGAACTACTAAAACAGAATGCAGAAGAAACTGTGGGAAGAAGGCGCAGACGGAACTGCAGAAAGGAAGTGCAGACGTAACTGCGAGAAGGAGGCACAGACGAGAGAAGGCACATAGAACGCAATAAAAAAGAGGGGAGGGGGCACATATAACACGATAATTTGGGTCCATTAGAATTGGAAGGATAAGACAAAAAGGATAGATTATTTGGTGAAGTGAGAAAGTATCAAATTAGTAGCGagaatgaaattatttttagtggtAATAAAGAAGCATGGTGATTTCTCACTGGAAAGATGATAGTTTATGTATCCTCCTCAAGGAGAATAccatggctctgataccataataaaaCTGTGAaagagtaagaaaagaaaatacgAAGAATTTTTATTGTATGCTATTGTATATGGGAGAACATGGTActtatttatactaatttactaaaataagCTAAAGCAACTAGAATCTCTAGATGATTCTGTTAGAGAAAAATAAGCATGACTAACTTAGAAAAAGATAAGcataacaaattttgtttctagaagaaaaagataaaataataaataaaaataaagaaacattaatattatcatattttttaaaccaaatttcAAAACGTGAATTTTCTAaatctattaatatataaatcgtTCCAGGTCTATGTGTATTTGATAATATATTAAACACCACACTCTAGGACGATTTATGTATAGAACTCCTTCAAGAAATGTAATAAATCGTTCCAGGACACTGAACTTTCTAAATTGAATATAACTCGTCCTAGGATAGAGTGaattacatattttttactTGAACCACTGGGGGTAGCACGATTTACGTGCAAAAAGGTAACTCACAATACCTTAGTAGCACGATTAACATGTAATCCATCCTACCCTGTGACGAGTTACATTCAACTTGGAAAACTTAGTGTCCTAAAACGGTTTATGTACATTTTTTGAAGGAGTTTCATGCATAAATTGTCTTAGGATATGTTGTTTAATATATTATCTAATACATACAGCCCTAtgacaatttatatattaataggtTTAGAGGATTcacattttaatttttggtttagaAAAATCTGATAATATCAATccctctttattttatttaaataaaaagctCTAAGTTTATCCAAAGAAAAGCATAATATGaactataatataataaatttcatgtactaaatttatgatttatgagTTGTGAATGTTGTTGTTTTATTTCAgcagtaaaatttttttataaattgttaTAGTTTCTTCCATTTTATTGGATGTATTAATTTTCCAACTTGCATgctaaaaagaaataataagtTCTAACTTTAATCATGTGTTAGAAATAGATAGAAGTATTTTACcgaaatttaaagaacataaaGAGATGGTTGAATTGACTAAGCAATTGTAGAAGCATACTGTGTGTCTTAtagaaagtagaagagaaaaaaaaagggagaaataTTAGTTCATATGAACCTAATTATAAGTGAAAAATAAGGGTATATAAGTAGATTCATAATTCACTAACGATTTGTAAACGTTTAATGTTAAtagggactaaattgaaaaaaattatatggtaTAAAGactcaatgaaaaaaaaaagtataaaaatctaattgaaaatttgataaaactatAAAGACTTGCAAAGTACTTAAACTTTTAATATATGGTTGCAATTGtattcatatgaaaattgaGAAATTTATTTAGTGGAGATCTCTGAATTAAACAAAAGCTTTGCtgaattttcattaaaattatttaaagacaTGCATTAgtttataaaagttaaaaattatatttagataatGTTTGTATTCATCATCCATTATTATCTGTATTTGTCATCTTCATGGCTACTTGCATTTATAATATACACTTTTTCTTTTGTGAATTATTTGccactatatatatttatttatttcaagtagatataattaataataaaaatagcatCGAAAATCATTCTGACGTAATTGGGGTAAAAAATGAGTGATTCATATTCGACGATTACTCAATCGCTCTCTATATTTACTGCATCTTTTACTTGATAGGCACAGGTTTTAGGGgaccaattttttattaatttttatttaattctaaacaagttataattattataaaaaatattttaaaaaattattttgtaattcaaaaaatattattatcagaTTTTGTGTCTAATAAAATCTGACgctgtttgttttattttttaactttaaattcttaaaaaaatattattgccaGAATTACCAACAAAAAATTTCGATAGTAATCATAGCGCGAAACTCAATTATTGGCGTTAATGTTACCGTTAGATTTTTTTATGACAACGTCACccaaaaattagtcattaagtCATATTTACTGTTAAATTTTTTCACCGATTATTAGCGTTAAAGAGACAAAGTCCGATAGTAAACTATTACTGGTGACATTTATATCATTAGATTATTTCTGCCGATAAATCCGATAATTTTCGACCCTTTTTTCTATTTAGATGCTTTCAACAATTATCCGCTCTACACTTAGCTACCTAACATGATAACTAGCACACTAGAGACACCTTACGTCCTTGAACCGATAATCATCTTTCGACTAATCTAGCCTCCTCTGTCTCTCGGGACCAACAAAGAGTAATACAGAAATATTTACCTGTTGTATAACGGTTTTCAAAACATGCATTATCTTCTGCATACATGCAAGTAGGTTGACAACACGTCCCCTATATGTTGAAAAAGCAGTCAAACTACTTTAAAATAGTTgcacaatatttaaaaaaaattattctagcACAATAACACGCCTCTTGCGTGTTATGTAAATGGATGCCATGTTTCCAACACGTCACCTATGTGTTATGTCAGAATAACTTTAAATATTCACAATATTGTTAAATagcataaacattaatattctaaaaaaaacaCCAATAACTTTtacatatacaaaataatttgtgtttttttttatgacAATATATTGGAGTATATTTCACGTGAGCTTTGTATTATGCtccaaaatatatttaaaaactaagagaaaaggACAATTTAGTCCCTGACCTTTTAACTCGCGGACATTTTCGTCCCTGAGCATtggaaaatacatttaaatcccTGACGTTCCTTAAATTAAGACCGATCAGTCCCTCCGTCCATGAGCCACCCTCAGAGCAGATGAAAAACGCTGAGCTGGCTCCCCCTATGCTGACCTGGCTCATCGGCGTTCCCACGTGGCAAGTAAGTGGGATGGAGGTTTTGAAAACGGAACACATTAGTCCCTCTAACACAGATGTACCCGAAGATGATGCAGCTTGTGTATCCCTCGCTCCGTTTCTTTCTTCCAACACCTGTTTACAGATACTTTTGCTCAATTTCAGTTTACAACTAGATCCAGCAAGGACCCGGAAGAAAGGTCTTAGGAAATCATTCACCCCAGAGATTTTTACATTGCCTGCCTCTATGACTGCATCATCTGGATCGCAATCCATAGGAGAATTCTTGTCGCTTGCTCCAGTATCAGTGGCTTTGTCAATCCCTTCATTTGGAGTTGAGTTGCCTTCCATGCCATCAAGCTCACTCTCTGAAACGTCAGTACCCTGGTGAGGCTTACTGGCAGACTGAAATGGAGACTTCCATCTTGTAAGATCCTGCCTAAAGCTAGACAAAGAAGCCAAAATAGAAGCCCCAGCTACGGCTGAAGGGTTACCTGTTCTCTTTTCAATCTGCAGTAACTTCCCACCACCACTCTGAACTTCTGCACCCTTAATTGCGGTTTCAGGATGCAGTTGTTGAAAAACCtaggtcaaaataaatcaaggAAAATACACAGACACactgaaaatgaaaaatatggGGATGGCATTCAACTAGAATTAACTGAAAAGGATACATAAGCATGATTTCCCAGCAAACCAAAAACCACCTCATCACCCGAGTTAAGCACACAGCTGGTACTCTTCTTGACGAGCGTTCCATTTACTAGCACAGATCCTTTGCTGCCAGTACTTTCAAGCACAGCTACTGCATTCCCCTCACGCTGGTCATTTCCAGAAACAACAGTAACCATACTGCACATACACTTCCTAAGATATTCACCTCAAGCAACTGGAAACCAAGAAAATGGGGGAAACAAAGCAACGCAACCATGCACACGACTACAGATAAGTATTTACTGTGCTTAGAAGTCTCTAAAATAGTAATCGGCAAAATAATCCACTAGCAAGTTCTGAGGGGTGTGCATGGaggaacaacaaaaaaaaaacacaaaaaaaatccgGACATGACATACCTCACAGAACCACatcaaataaaaattccaaaacCCCATTGAAAATTTACATTGGCCCTAATATGTACTTGGGATTGCTTGATCTTGCACAAAGTTCCACTTGCAGTATGATCCTTCAGCGGGAAGTTGGAATTTCTACTAGAACCAATTGTGAAGTTCGATGTGGAAATAGGAACAGTCGGATTCTAAAGCAATAATACCATCACATTCCGATTCCCAAATAAACAAGCTTTATCACTGCAAATAAAAAATGGTCAACTGCAACTTGAATTAAATACTCAAAATCACAATTGAATTACCTGTGAAGACTGGGATAAGAGCCTGCATCAGAAAACACCCTCAGAGTTGGGATTTTGCTTCTGATAAAACCACGAAGAGAACGAACTCTTTGGTTTATCAGCCACCAAACTTGGCGTAGACCCTtaaaaccaaatttaaaaaatcaaattttttttctcgaCAAGTAACCATTCAGTGTCTAAAATGAACAAAAACAAAGTTGATCCGAAAAACCACAAGTGTGAAGCACGCACCATCGGCGATCGGCGCTGCCACTGGTACGGCTGGCAGGACATCAGAACGACCCAAACGAATTTTAGTATTAGGGCAGCACTCagaacgacgtcgttttgagtGAGAGGGACTTATGTGTCCCGTTTTCAAAACTTCCATCCCACTAACGTGCCACGTGGGAACGCTGTTGAGCCAGGTAAGCATAGGGGGAGCCAGCTCAGCATTTTCCGTCTGCTCTGAGGGTGGCTCATGGACGGAGAGACTGATCGGTCTTATTTTCAGGAACGTCAgggatttaaatgtattttccaATGCTCATGGACAAAAATGTCTGCAGGTTAAAAGGTCAGGGACTAAATTGTCCTTTTctcaaaaactaattaaaaaaattaacgttTGAAACACAACCTTACCTATGCTATTTTTATGCAGTAATTTTATATGACTACTCAAAGTCTTTGAATAAGAAAAACTGTGAAACATACATTTGACCATGTGTTGATTTAGGTTACACGTAGCCTTCAAATGTGTATGATAATATTAGCTCGTTTTATCACGTCAAATGGTTGTTAAACTTACGAGTTAAGATGCAGatatatgattattatattGCAGAATTATTATTTACTCACTACGAACTATTTTATCCTAAATGCAGAGTTTTAGTTGTAATTAGTTTTACGTCGAAAGTGAAGGCAGAGAGAAAAAATCAAGAGAGGGGGAATAAGGTGGCAAGCTGGTTGCAGTTGTACTAATACTACCACCGCCTGGGTTTTaacgcttttttttttttgtttaatgtcCACGAGCCCATAGATAGATATTCAATGATCTCGTCTCATAGCATGCCACGTCTCCCTTCATTCCGAGTCAAATACTCGATCCTATGAAATTTCCAATCCTTACATTCCATTTGCGcgtttctctttctctttttaattttagttcatttatataattaaataaagggTTTACTTTTACCAATAAGCAccttagtttattcattttcatttatttgGGTTTCAAAATATTCAACGTTACGAATATCGTCGTCGACGCTACAAAACACAACACAGCACAGCACAAACGTTCTCCATCTCCATCTCCATTCTCCTCCTTTTTAATTCCACTCTTCTCCATCTCCCTAACCATTACTCTCTATAGGTAGTTCTAATTAGGTACTAATATTACCATTACTCAACCGCCATGGTCTCCTAGATGgcgttttgtttttttttccacTTTCCACCTCTCACCTAACAaagtctctttctttttcttcttgaagCTGCGGATTTTGAAGTAAAAGCTGAATTAGCGGAAGCATTGAGTTTGCTATTTGAAGAAAAAATGGGAGCGGTTTGTTCAGCTGGCATGGCTGAGGGCAATGCTGAGCTGCGAGGGAAGAATACTTTGGGGTTTTCTGGGAAGCTTAAGAAGGAAGATAGCTTTATCAACAAAAAGTCAGAAACTTTTTCAGATTCAAGGAGTAATAGTCGtggtaaaaagcaaaagaagcaGGTCGCTGATTTTTCCGGCGAACTCAAATCCTCCAGTCCCGCTCCAAAAGGGGCAAAACAGGTATTTTTCCAATCTGTACTGATCTTTCTATGTCTTAATGGGATGCAGTTAGTTTTCCATGGATTTAgagaaattacaaaattttgaCTTGGAAGTGGATTCACTTGTGTTGTTTCTGTTGTAGTTCATAGATTTGACTTCATTATTTGATTTAGTGATTTTCCCTCAAATACAGTATGTTGTTAATTCTAATTGTGGAGTTACTATCTTTGTGTATATTTCCTTTTGGCAGTTCATCCACAGGGGCTCTTTTCTGGGAAGAGCTAGTGAGAAGGCCGTTGATGTTCTAGACTCACTTGGGAGTGGCATGCCAAAGTTAAACACCAATAGCGGGTTTGCCTCTGGAATGACTTCTAGAGGCAAAAGAATATCTATATTGGCTTTTGAAGTAGCTAATACAATAACCAAAGGGTCAATTCTGTTTCAATCACTTTCTGAAGAGAACATTCAGTTCCTTAAAAAGGAGATTCTACAATCAAAAGGAGTTCAACAATTAGTTTCAACTGATATGACTGAGTTAATTAATCTTGCTGCGGCTGACAAAAGGTTTAGTGCATTCAAGGATCAGTGTTGTCTTTCAGAGTTTTGaagttctttttattttatttatctcttGTTTTGGGGCAATTTATAGGGATGAACTTTGTGGTTTCTCACGGGAAGTAGCAAGATTTGGAAATATGTGTAAAGATCCACAGTGGCACAATCTAGATCGATATTTCTCAAGGTGCTATCACACGATTACACATTTATACTAATTTCCATGATTGAATTCTTAGAGTATTACAATTTAGAAACATTTCTCATTCGGATTTTGAACAAAAATTTCAGATTAGACTTGGACCATGCCTTGGGTGATATGCAATCCAAGGAAGAGGCAGAAAAGACAATGCAGGAGATTACCAGTCTAGCTCAGCAGACTTCTGTAAGCCcattgtcaatttttttaatctttgcaTGCCTCAACAAACTGATGGATGCACAAGTCATTCTGGTTATTCCGTGTTTGCTGAATGATTTTGATTAATAGATCTTTGATCTTTACATagttttgacttttgagttATTATGCTTGTATCTATATGTTGTTcatataattttcattttataCTTCTGgtattcttttgagttctttaCTTGTTAAAATAAGGGTACCATTCCAGATTTTTGTGTAGTCCATCTTTGAATTACTGTTTTTATCCTTTTGTATGTAGGAATTGTACCATGAATTAAATGCTTATGACCGTTTTGAACAAGATTATCAGCAAAAGATTAAGGAAATGGAGTCCTTAAATCTGCCTTTAAAAGGTTAGAAAATTTATTATATGCTTTTCCCTAGAGTGTCTAATGATATTTGTTTTTCCAATGATAATCAATTTTGATCTTCAGTCGGATGTACATAGTATATGCAAGACACATGCAAAGCGAAGTATGcagaaattaattaatgattgaCAGCTCTATATACCTTGTAATTTCAGGTGAGGGTATCACATTTTTTCAAAGTGAGCTAAAGCATCAAAGAAAGATTGTGAGGAGCTTGAAAAAGAAGTCTCTTTGGTCCAGAAACATGGAAGAGGTATGAATGAAGGGATAATTCCTAATGTTGGACCTAATTGTATTTTTCGGTTCCTTTGTTGGAACGAAACCTTATTTAGTTGACTAGAAGTAAATGTTCTATGTCTACGTCTATTTAAAGCAATGTACTTATTCTATGTGATTTGCTTTATTGCAGATAGTTGAAAAGCTTGTTGATATCGTTACCTATATGCATCAAACTATTCATGAGTTCCTCGGAAACAACGGTATGACACGTGTCTTTTCTGAGATAAAAACCATATGTTGCTGCTAGCATAGAGGGCATCTACTTGTCCTTATTTATTAAGAATTCATCAGATTTTCCGACCTTAGGTTTTGAAGTCTAAATTTACTCAATTTATCACGACCCTCTGCCATGCTTCAAAGAAAATTATTTGCATTCTGTCTGTATGACATGTTTGTTGGGAAGTCTGAACTCGtgtttgtttaaaatttaaacttactTGAAATGAAAGATATTTATAGCATATTATTTACACATAATACATTTACTAAGGATGGAAACTCTGAAAATAGGTGCTTCCCaagttttctttaaaatttcttGGCTCAAATTTCCACTTAGTTGCTCAGTTTTATCTTTCTAGCTTGAATCACATGAATGAGAGGGat belongs to Arachis duranensis cultivar V14167 chromosome 8, aradu.V14167.gnm2.J7QH, whole genome shotgun sequence and includes:
- the LOC107460140 gene encoding uncharacterized protein LOC107460140; translation: MVTVVSGNDQREGNAVAVLESTGSKGSVLVNGTLVKKSTSCVLNSGDEVVFGLLGNHAYVFQQLHPETAIKGAEVQSGGGKLLQIEKRTESELDGMEGNSTPNEGIDKATDTGASDKNSPMDCDPDDAVIEAGNVLEERNGARDTQAASSSGTSVLEGLMCSVFKTSIPLTCHVGTPMSQVSIGGASSAFFICSEGGSWTEGLIGLNLRNVRDLNVFSNAQGRKCPRVKRGRVVNLLACMQKIMHVLKTVIQQVNISVLLFVGPERQRRLD
- the LOC107460160 gene encoding protein PSK SIMULATOR 2 isoform X1, which produces MGAVCSAGMAEGNAELRGKNTLGFSGKLKKEDSFINKKSETFSDSRSNSRGKKQKKQVADFSGELKSSSPAPKGAKQFIHRGSFLGRASEKAVDVLDSLGSGMPKLNTNSGFASGMTSRGKRISILAFEVANTITKGSILFQSLSEENIQFLKKEILQSKGVQQLVSTDMTELINLAAADKRDELCGFSREVARFGNMCKDPQWHNLDRYFSRLDLDHALGDMQSKEEAEKTMQEITSLAQQTSELYHELNAYDRFEQDYQQKIKEMESLNLPLKGEGITFFQSELKHQRKIVRSLKKKSLWSRNMEEIVEKLVDIVTYMHQTIHEFLGNNGTAAADNYSKGSQRLGEAGLALHYANIINQINMIASRPTALPPNTRDTLYHGLPNNIKSSLPSRLQSIDVTKELPITQIKAEMDKTLQCLLPFATNTIKAHQGFGWIGEWANTSGNDFGESTPAESSKLMRIQTLYYADKHKIDNYIVELLAWLHHLISFVRSRQNTLKQMPMRSPPKGRFQPKMLEFLSPDGSCDKTLGREVSEEDRRLLEEVITRRSRPGISKSMDFDAPKKRESRRDRYMAKSASSSPVKEFLGTGMGTRLGSEQQNYNVLDIMDGLGY
- the LOC107460160 gene encoding protein PSK SIMULATOR 2 isoform X2 — protein: MGAVCSAGMAEGNAELRGKNTLGFSGKLKKEDSFINKKSETFSDSRSNSRGKKQKKQVADFSGELKSSSPAPKGAKQFIHRGSFLGRASEKAVDVLDSLGSGMPKLNTNSGFASGMTSRGKRISILAFEVANTITKGSILFQSLSEENIQFLKKEILQSKGVQQLVSTDMTELINLAAADKRDELCGFSREVARFGNMCKDPQWHNLDRYFSRLDLDHALGDMQSKEEAEKTMQEITSLAQQTSELYHELNAYDRFEQDYQQKIKEMESLNLPLKGEGITFFQSELKHQRKIVRSLKKKSLWSRNMEEIVEKLVDIVTYMHQTIHEFLGNNAAADNYSKGSQRLGEAGLALHYANIINQINMIASRPTALPPNTRDTLYHGLPNNIKSSLPSRLQSIDVTKELPITQIKAEMDKTLQCLLPFATNTIKAHQGFGWIGEWANTSGNDFGESTPAESSKLMRIQTLYYADKHKIDNYIVELLAWLHHLISFVRSRQNTLKQMPMRSPPKGRFQPKMLEFLSPDGSCDKTLGREVSEEDRRLLEEVITRRSRPGISKSMDFDAPKKRESRRDRYMAKSASSSPVKEFLGTGMGTRLGSEQQNYNVLDIMDGLGY